The following are encoded together in the Gopherus evgoodei ecotype Sinaloan lineage chromosome 17, rGopEvg1_v1.p, whole genome shotgun sequence genome:
- the RAD51D gene encoding DNA repair protein RAD51 homolog 4 isoform X1 has protein sequence MVILRAGLCPGLTAEMIQLLKANSIATVVDLVSSDLEEVARKCSLSYKALVAVRRVLLAQFSAFPVNGADLYEELKSSTAILSTGSRSLDRLLDSGLYTGEVTELTGAPGSGKTQVCLSIAMSTSHDLKQNVLYVDSTGGFTASRLLQLAQTRTGDEEEQVEALQRIQVARVFDVYKMLDVLQELRCSVSQQVLSSLGPVKVLVVDSVSAVICPLLGGRQAEGLALMMQLARELKTLARELSMAVVVTNHVTRDGSSGHLKPALGRSWSFVPSTRVLLESREGTWGKASTRRIASLTKSSRQPTGIEVELDIGSCGVLEESPAASGEGC, from the exons ATGGTGATACTCCGAGCAGGCCTCTGCCCTGGCCTCACAGCAGAGATGATCCAGCTTCTGAAAGCCAACAGCATCGCGACAG TGGTGGACCTTGTCTCCTCGGACCTGGAGGAAGTCGCCCGGAAGTGCTCCCTGTCCTACAAG GCCCTGGTCGCCGTGAGACGTGTGTTGCTGGCACAGTTTTCAGCCTTTCCTGTCAATGGGGCGGATCTCTACGAGGAACTCAAGAGCTCCACGGCCATCCTGTCCACAGGGAGCCGGAG CTTGGATAGGCTGCTGGACTCTGGCCTGTACACTGGGGAAGTGACCGAGCTCACAGGAGCACCCGGCAGTGGCAAGACACAG GTGTGCCTCAGCATAGCCATGAGCACGTCCCATGACCTCAAGCAGAATGTCCTCTACGTCGACTCCACAGGCGGGTTCACGGCCTCTCGCCTTCTCCAGCTGGCTCAGACCAGGACAGGGGATGAAGAGGAGCAG gtGGAGGCTCTGCAGAGGATTCAGGTGGCCCGGGTGTTCGATGTCTATAAAATGCTGGATGTGTTACAGGAGCTCCGGTGCAGCGTGTCCCAGCAG GTCCTGAGCTCCTTAGGACCGGTGAAGGTGCTGGTGGTTGACTCCGTCTCAGCTGTGATTTGCCCGCTCCTCGGAGGCAGGCAGGCGGAGG GCTTGGCCCTCATGATGCAGCTGGCCAGGGAACTGAAGACACTCGCCAGAGAACTTAGCATGGCTGTGGTG GTGACTAACCACGTGACCAGAGACGGCAGCAGCGGTCACCTGAAACCAGCTCTAGGTCGCTCCTGGAGTTTTGTGCCCAGCACCCGGGTGCTGTTGGAGAGCAGAGAAGGCACTTGGGGGAAAGCTAGCACCCGCCGCATTGCTTCCTTAACAAAATCCTCCCGGCAG CCAACTGGGATTGAGGTGGAGTTGGACATTGGAAGCTGTGGGGTACTGGAAGAGAGCCCAGCTGCATCCGGAGAGGGATGCTGA
- the RAD51D gene encoding DNA repair protein RAD51 homolog 4 isoform X2 — protein MVILRAGLCPGLTAEMIQLLKANSIATVVDLVSSDLEEVARKCSLSYKALVAVRRVLLAQFSAFPVNGADLYEELKSSTAILSTGSRSLDRLLDSGLYTGEVTELTGAPGSGKTQVEALQRIQVARVFDVYKMLDVLQELRCSVSQQVLSSLGPVKVLVVDSVSAVICPLLGGRQAEGLALMMQLARELKTLARELSMAVVVTNHVTRDGSSGHLKPALGRSWSFVPSTRVLLESREGTWGKASTRRIASLTKSSRQPTGIEVELDIGSCGVLEESPAASGEGC, from the exons ATGGTGATACTCCGAGCAGGCCTCTGCCCTGGCCTCACAGCAGAGATGATCCAGCTTCTGAAAGCCAACAGCATCGCGACAG TGGTGGACCTTGTCTCCTCGGACCTGGAGGAAGTCGCCCGGAAGTGCTCCCTGTCCTACAAG GCCCTGGTCGCCGTGAGACGTGTGTTGCTGGCACAGTTTTCAGCCTTTCCTGTCAATGGGGCGGATCTCTACGAGGAACTCAAGAGCTCCACGGCCATCCTGTCCACAGGGAGCCGGAG CTTGGATAGGCTGCTGGACTCTGGCCTGTACACTGGGGAAGTGACCGAGCTCACAGGAGCACCCGGCAGTGGCAAGACACAG gtGGAGGCTCTGCAGAGGATTCAGGTGGCCCGGGTGTTCGATGTCTATAAAATGCTGGATGTGTTACAGGAGCTCCGGTGCAGCGTGTCCCAGCAG GTCCTGAGCTCCTTAGGACCGGTGAAGGTGCTGGTGGTTGACTCCGTCTCAGCTGTGATTTGCCCGCTCCTCGGAGGCAGGCAGGCGGAGG GCTTGGCCCTCATGATGCAGCTGGCCAGGGAACTGAAGACACTCGCCAGAGAACTTAGCATGGCTGTGGTG GTGACTAACCACGTGACCAGAGACGGCAGCAGCGGTCACCTGAAACCAGCTCTAGGTCGCTCCTGGAGTTTTGTGCCCAGCACCCGGGTGCTGTTGGAGAGCAGAGAAGGCACTTGGGGGAAAGCTAGCACCCGCCGCATTGCTTCCTTAACAAAATCCTCCCGGCAG CCAACTGGGATTGAGGTGGAGTTGGACATTGGAAGCTGTGGGGTACTGGAAGAGAGCCCAGCTGCATCCGGAGAGGGATGCTGA